GAGAGAGGCGTCAACAAGCTTGCGGACACCGTAAAGGTAACTTTAGGCCCTAAAGGAAGGAACGTAGTGCTGGATAAAAAATTCGGCGTGCCCATGATTGTAAATGATGGGGTTACAATAGCCAAGGAAATCGAATTTGAGGATCATTATGAAAACATGGGTGCCCAGTTGGTGAGGCAGGTAGCAAGTAAGACCAACGATGTGGCAGGCGACGGCACGACGACAGCCACTCTTTTGGCCCAGGCAATTGTAAGAGAAGGACTTAAAAATGTGACATCAGGCGCAAATCCAATGATGCTGAAAAGAGGAATAGAAGAAGCCGTTGATAAGGCTGTCGAAGTTCTTAAAAAAAGAAGCGAGAATATAAAAGGCAAAGAGGACATAGCCTTTGTAGCCGCCATTTCTTCGGGAGATGAAGAAATTGGACAACTTATAGCCGATACTATTGAAAAAGTAACCGTAGACGGTGTTATGACCGTTGATGAGTCCAATTTGTCCGAGACTACCATTGATGTGGTTGAAGGCATGCAGTTTGACAAAGGATACATATCTTCATATATGGTAACTGACACGGACAAGATGGAGGCAGTACTTGAAAATCCTTTCATACTTGTAACAGATAAAAAAATCAGCAGCATCCAGGAGCTCATACCGACTCTTGAAATTGTAATTAAGCAAGGTGCAAAGCTTTTAATTGTCGCAGATGAAGTAGAAGGGGAAGCTCTGGCAACTCTTATCGTCAACAAATTAAAAGGTACCCTTAACTGCGTTGCCGTAAAAGCACCAGGTTACGGCGACTGGAAAAAGACCAATCTTTTAGATATTGCTGTCCTCACAGGAGCTAAGGTTATATCCGATGAAACAGGATACAGCTTAAAAGAGATGAGGACGGAATGGCTGGGAAGAGCAAAGAAAATAAAAGTGGATAAAGAAAATACCCTTATAGTGGATGGAGCAGGCGATGCAGATGATATTAAAGAAAGAATAGAATCGGTAAAGAACCTTATAAGGGTTACAGAATCAAGCTATGATTTGGAAAAGCTTCATGAAAGGCTGGCAAAGCTTTCCGGAGGTGTTGCTGTAATAAAGGTAGGCGCTGCCACAGAACCTGAGATGCAGGAAAAGAAATTAAGGATGGAAGATGCACTGAACGCAACAAGGGCTGCAATAGAAGAAGGTATAATTCCCGGCGGGGGCACAGCCTATATAAATACCATGGCCGAAGTGAAAGAACTGATAGATAATCTTAATGGTGATGAAAAAACAGGAGCAATGATCATACTGAGGGC
This is a stretch of genomic DNA from Oxobacter pfennigii. It encodes these proteins:
- the groL gene encoding chaperonin GroEL (60 kDa chaperone family; promotes refolding of misfolded polypeptides especially under stressful conditions; forms two stacked rings of heptamers to form a barrel-shaped 14mer; ends can be capped by GroES; misfolded proteins enter the barrel where they are refolded when GroES binds) yields the protein MSPKIISYSEDARKAMERGVNKLADTVKVTLGPKGRNVVLDKKFGVPMIVNDGVTIAKEIEFEDHYENMGAQLVRQVASKTNDVAGDGTTTATLLAQAIVREGLKNVTSGANPMMLKRGIEEAVDKAVEVLKKRSENIKGKEDIAFVAAISSGDEEIGQLIADTIEKVTVDGVMTVDESNLSETTIDVVEGMQFDKGYISSYMVTDTDKMEAVLENPFILVTDKKISSIQELIPTLEIVIKQGAKLLIVADEVEGEALATLIVNKLKGTLNCVAVKAPGYGDWKKTNLLDIAVLTGAKVISDETGYSLKEMRTEWLGRAKKIKVDKENTLIVDGAGDADDIKERIESVKNLIRVTESSYDLEKLHERLAKLSGGVAVIKVGAATEPEMQEKKLRMEDALNATRAAIEEGIIPGGGTAYINTMAEVKELIDNLNGDEKTGAMIILRALEEPLRQIADNAGYEGSVIVNHVKISEPGVGFDASKGVYVNMIQAGIIDPTKVARSALQNAASIASIFLTTEGVVAEKPEDKEEA